Proteins found in one Quercus robur chromosome 2, dhQueRobu3.1, whole genome shotgun sequence genomic segment:
- the LOC126712379 gene encoding ADP-ribosylation factor GTPase-activating protein AGD5-like — protein MHDLTTYEQVTPVPKPQHVEKMESASTVAQDEATKQALDAASVVSPPKVDFATDLFDMLSMDGPSENGLEAASPDDNAWAGFQSAEEASTAEKTGPTKPVESSPQLASAIQDLFLDSPSVMPPVSEKPKKDVKNDIMSLFEKSNMVSPFALHQQQLMMLAQQQSLLMQSFGKDT, from the exons ATGCATGATTTAACTACATATGAGCAGGTTACTCCTGTTCCAAAGCCTCAACATGTTGAGAAAATGGAGTCAGCATCGACAGTGGCCCAAGATGAAGCTACAAAGCAGGCTTTGGATGCTGCTTCTGTTGTCTCTCCACCAAAAGTTGACTTTGCTACTGACCTATTCGACATGTTATCCATGGATGGTCCAAGTGAAAATGGTTTAGAGGCAGCTTCACCTGATGATAATGCTTGGGCTGGTTTTCAGT CTGCTGAAGAAGCATCAACAGCTGAGAAAACTGGTCCGACAAAGCCAGTTGAAAGTAGCCCCCAGTTAGCTTCTGCAATTCAGGATCTTTTTCTAGATTCACCCTCAGTAATGCCTCCTGTTTCAGAGAAACCCAAGAAAGatgtaaaaaatgatattatgaGCCTTTTTGAGAAG TCAAATATGGTGTCTCCATTTGCTCTGCATCAACAACAACTTATGATGCTGGCTCAGCAACAATCCCTTCTCATGCAGTCGTTTGGGAAAGATACTTGA